In Rissa tridactyla isolate bRisTri1 chromosome 2, bRisTri1.patW.cur.20221130, whole genome shotgun sequence, a single window of DNA contains:
- the CFAP90 gene encoding uncharacterized protein CFAP90 encodes MASPAPPALPAAPGAPEAGGSGGAEEALGGAAGRRRRPPLSAVSVFSHIPARREGPPELSYFHRVAKTGDVSTYDSIFNRPEGYNKKLHRCDREHAKSRGLHINEEEMARPVAVLSSSEYGRRINKPIEQPIREHARVNILQAEFYRKNGITCLLEEPSPSLDPR; translated from the exons ATGgcttcccccgccccgccggcgctgCCGGCCGCCCCGGGAGCCCCGGAGGCTGGAGGGTCGGGAGGGGCAGAGGAGGCACTCGGTGGCGCGGCGGGAAGGAGGCGGCGGCCTCCCCTCTCCGCCGTCTCCGTCTTCAGCCACATCCCCGCCAGACGGGAAGGGCCTCCGGAGCTCAGCTATTTCCACCGGGTGGCCaag ACAGGAGATGTTTCCACTTATGATTCCATTTTTAATAGACCAGAGGGTTACAACAAAAAACTTCACCGATGTGACAGAGAACATGCAAAGAGTCGTGGTCTTCACATTAATGAGGAG GAAATGGCAAGACCTGTCGCTGTTTTGTCATCTTCAGAGTATGGGAGACGCATAAATAAGCCCATAGAGCAACCAATCAGAGAGCACGCAAGGGTTAATATTCTGCAGGCAGAATTCTACAGGAAAAATGGCATCACCTGCTTATTGGAAGAACCTTCTCCAAGCCTGGATCCACGTTAA